The following proteins come from a genomic window of Dysidea avara chromosome 12, odDysAvar1.4, whole genome shotgun sequence:
- the LOC136240752 gene encoding lipopolysaccharide-induced tumor necrosis factor-alpha factor homolog — MSGQPPYPPAEGAYPSAEGSYPPAEEGYIPPPQTGQVPPQAGYPPPQTGYPPPQTGYPPPQTGYPPPQTGQAPPQGGYPPPQTAPAPQQTQNTTVVVQQPQATTVTNVHFGANPMSYNCHICHTQQVTRVNYKSGLLTWLIVLVLFGLGFICCLFWPFCCVPLCISGTKDAYHTCPNCNNQVGVYKRIG, encoded by the exons ATGTCAGGACAACCACCTTATCCACCTGCTGAAGGAGCTTATCCATCTGCTGAAGGAAGTTACCCACCTGCTGAAGAAGGTTATATACCACCTCCACAAACTGGACAAGTACCACCGCAAGCTGGATACCCACCTCCACAAACTGGATACCCACCTCCACAAACTGGATACCCACCTCCACAAACTGGATACCCACCTCCACAAACTGGACAAGCACCACCGCAAGGTGGATACCCACCTCCACAGACAGCACCTGCACCTCAACAAACTCAA AACACCACTGTGGTAGTGCAGCAACCACAAGCAACTACAGTTACTAATGTTCAT TTTGGTGCTAATCCCATGTCTTACAACTGTCATATCTGCCACACCCAACAAGTCACCAGGGTTAATTACAAGAGTGGACTATTAACTTGGTTAATAGTACTGGTGCTCTTTGGCTTGGGCTTCATCTGCTGTCTGTTTTGGCCATTTTGTTGTGTACCACTTTGCATTAGTGGCACCAAGGATGCTTACCACACCTGTCCCAATTGCAACAATCAAGTTGGAGTATATAAGCGCATTGGGTAA